A stretch of the Fusobacterium varium genome encodes the following:
- a CDS encoding putative autotransporter, which yields MRKERIEKSLKRFLKRRVSYSFSLLIAFMITGGISFGAGITAEDIQETKSDLLTRIQLEKEEIQRKLLENQGRLKALNLDSRVLLKEADFYSKPTEPAYGFTMIGGYKKADSVDKDWKGSVRNDTPMDKMRKRFNEVHGNSSEAGEKGTLLGAAQYTHNSKTGGYMSSGWVNMNSSYHLNTNVYDAEAKLFILPVVKAPVVIEPTVPNVTFTVPAAPTVIPVTSPAIASINVGAVNVTAPTVVTPTVTLPTAPTAPGDITVTVNEPNINVSIGAINVAGPGALNIPTLSTPILNISVPVNLPPRVEDPNPVVTTPTAPPVPTFTAFTRGRGDWMGGFSFVQGRMDWNRNIYAWEQGSPRPSLRGVNSQPMFNVSGIISGKGKMSTSKIIAYTASNGVVTNSYTDVKSSITVSGGKPNNQYGAIPYPTLETSIASIPGMTANTYYSAVDTGTLPTTLPSGITNNGTTSNPNSVRYQQSWIFQGAPTVQDMEIKIGGSPTYSTAVFAQTGGIVMNRVALELAGRTIIGQLSTANIYNVKFTDVDINITGNENSILTTQVYPNTHVYWASTNASLSTVWGRSLVDNIASTTAVDFGGTKLASSTSKNTIFYIASSSMHRWNGYSNMVPLPGQSTPAYDENSEAYFMYAPVFGNMKVQNTGGNVSYTGSGNVGVWVAGYVPDRTKWVASSLAPSLDLGTVYLQGDKNVGYYLAGSDARPDANGIFQGNIVINTKIGTDLDGSSGSSQIGTGNIAGNDNSKSEDNVAVYIASGQRSEMNNTLAGYKQYFPATLGFQVNTTLTPNLVGIANGSEIGYPYLSADPIKNLTVSNFKIELGKYSKRGIGMIAKNGSVVDVNTGTTISDNAGIGADRATESIMFYAEGVWQNPRKALTGGTYNKEAYGRGESITGKKYISNFNSTINVNNNVVMNSYSSIALFAKSGAKITGKDITMNGYSSKGVFAHGVYNYGTGTIVDSNGGNANLQPDTTIIVDNITAKADGIAPADKNNNIGAAAISGEGASKGLGKTSVTVNGKIDVTGLGVFARGDKATITVVGTGSNIVSGDNGALVAKEGGKINFGGGTIEHEVENKLAFFSEKIGSQVSNINFTNSTILNISKGVVFYGDSNDYSAAGKIGVETGRYTGMGKLIVNLTGHGVNLGVFRDIDVIWDGTDTYVNGLKVIPKVASINTGTYWYKSSLDGGKISIQTNIDRDNISSGVTLGDRFNDIIIERKEVTLESGYTITSVKGNSMLLGSNTTAAANTESGYKVKGTIDISNIPGTSTTATYTSYGYTDIDTGKLKVSEGIGAYGVNGSKIINNGIIEITNSNTINSGIGITILATNVSGTPDAYGKNAGKGGLWGEVINKGTIDITGTHGIGIYMENNHNSAAKAQMTVHNEAPITLGDNGKGIVIRSTNTTGAGGTLTLKDSGSGRDIKVGKSGIGIYAQGSDVKMDGDYGIEIQEGGVALQSEGNSIISRTNAADKLTVDYTGASGTGKTAIGIAFKGAAGNTFNNNMNMDVLNTGGAETIVGIYGSGAGTLTNSGNITAESTGSYGIISEGVNVVNTGLVTVGDSVLPVSGAIGIYVKDASVETVGKDIVIQGNGDSSTSTHPIGIYAKSTAAGNRDIKVTNGVSPMSVAGKAGIGIYLEDTVGTALKLNSSSDIFLGDSSTAADRRFGIFMTNAKNTGNETSGVITVGENNIGIYSKDSVLKNSGTINVTHNASGTENIGVHNVTDNGNFTFSNSGTVTVNGVSNIGISAKTTGSYSGMIELSGGSIAVTASSLANGDIPLGIYASGNNITVSSITASTITASPNAVGVYLDGDNTSTTSGLMNISLSSDTGGKMGIGAYYKGGAFADSGTMSLTSTATALSGADPVRPIGIYYGTGSVQNKTHIEITGVSDEIIGMYGSTLAPFANSGNITLNAKGIGAYFIDTDVANSGNVTVNAADGYGMYFKGGDSASTGTVTATGSNSVGVIVTKAGSSFTNNAGGIINSGGTSSIGVYAENGATFTNAGTLNSTLSGGSIGAFAKGSVIENTGTISSHYLGLYGKDASTINYTSGIMTINSGVGILADGGTSTVNLNGGSITGTAAGTTSVVGKNTGIINLNGTNISQTGAGTIGIVLDNGSSVLTGGNISVGAGGTGLYAENSTVTLSGYGGSITMGNQGIALYSKDSTLSSGTLNVNYTNTAKGVGIYYEGTNSVMNNITVNHTGDNLVSIFADGISLTNTAAQTINDDGIGVYGDNGAVVSNQGTLTLNGDDTIGIYLDGAASQITNIGTIAGTLSTVGNKIGVYVNSGDITGNTAYNFDIDGGIGIYLKNNDISYTGTMTVAGDSNSVNRTIGIYVDPSITGTLGTNINITGENAIGIYLAENSGVAANITYNGELNITSASTADRGIGALLEQGSTFTLGAGGKVDIGGTNNIGFYVKSGANLNVTGGTVTNTASGVFAYLDNGNLHFTSGSPLNINFANVIVSGAAGNLLNDTAITVGTSGLQGDSGATIVNSNLGTINGNVVNAKAMVGTGAGTTLTNAGTINLTGDTSIGMYTEDFAIGTSTGHVSVGDKSAAYYVGTDGVMNISGTASVGEDSTLLFGAGGSINYTGADIVMSNKSIALTLSDTASTVDFNNREVTTGTEGTGIFLTGTGDIANVTNLAKLKVQNKSTGIYMDNNTAMNTGINVDLTGTEAIGVFTTNNGNINYSGSMLSTTIKNKGIINTGTGTTLNSGNIQLTGDSSIGMYGENGTMINNSSVEVGNGAYTGLVLNSAVAMYGKNVTSVSNNGNIKIGTDAVGIFGENTVVTNSSSIQSTGAKSTGIYGLQGSASNAGNIVLGDSSNGIFVKNGTMIINTGNITVGDNNSAGIYGAGTTSVQHNSGVITAGKESVGIATETGNILVGAGAVINAGTDSSYIYSASGTGINNANLSLSDHSIGLYTKSGTMINNASITAGKSTVISGLPPKISVGMAAESGTVENSASGYIHVPDDHGVGIVVNDGGTGINRGTVQVDGKLAYGMQATKNSTLENYGTITVKGANSRGMAATDYSTVKNHAGGIITVNGADSEGIYVDYGATAENYGIINVNGSGRTGIYLGNGGVLLNAGTINLSGGADGVITGSGSLANVGDITINGPTASIDGITITNTGTITVNGALDFGTITLGSTAGHIGTINAESFNKGQFIVLPNVTQGSNHDMYTVQYLNGITNVPNHGSITAISHSVSFIADLQKDDTDPNLIRIVMVKIPYKKLLSGTEAIEFGNGLDAIYAKAADKELEMFDALDMISDKDELGATFDNELRGNVYANIQTRMLDINDVFTTSYENLKNNRLYARETLKIGAIMTGGETKSKRAGVEDYESKSLGTMILKEYDHSKYGRVSNWSLGFTQTKFDFDPGSKETVYSLNAGVGFEDYIKDSKNLKYYTKGEISVNHHETDRKIHLSSGTYENTGKFWSGTVEWKNKIRYDIPLDSEKIRLGVFGTFNLGYGKFEDFKESGDGIELDVQSRDMYIVRPGVGADISFNKYAQSGKYSLIGKATAEYELGKVYDGANKAKIKNTDAGYYKLEKPKEVKDIIKIGAELKYETREGHSIGFEVTRQEGSVDATRYGVNLMYRF from the coding sequence ATGAGAAAAGAAAGGATTGAAAAATCTTTGAAAAGATTTTTAAAAAGAAGAGTCAGTTATTCGTTTTCGTTATTGATAGCTTTTATGATAACTGGAGGAATATCTTTTGGAGCAGGAATAACAGCAGAGGATATTCAGGAAACTAAAAGTGATCTTTTAACTAGAATACAGCTGGAAAAAGAGGAAATTCAGCGAAAACTATTAGAAAATCAGGGAAGATTGAAGGCATTGAATTTGGACTCAAGAGTTCTATTGAAAGAGGCAGATTTTTATTCCAAACCAACGGAGCCAGCATATGGTTTTACAATGATAGGAGGATATAAGAAAGCAGACAGTGTAGATAAGGACTGGAAAGGGAGTGTAAGAAATGATACTCCAATGGATAAGATGAGAAAGAGATTTAATGAAGTACATGGAAATTCATCAGAAGCAGGGGAAAAGGGAACACTTCTTGGAGCAGCACAATATACACATAATAGTAAAACTGGTGGATATATGTCAAGTGGCTGGGTAAATATGAACAGCAGCTATCATCTAAATACTAATGTATATGATGCAGAGGCTAAATTATTTATACTTCCAGTGGTAAAAGCACCAGTAGTAATAGAGCCGACAGTGCCGAATGTAACATTTACAGTTCCAGCAGCACCAACAGTGATACCAGTGACATCTCCAGCAATAGCTTCAATAAATGTAGGAGCAGTAAATGTAACAGCGCCAACAGTAGTGACGCCGACAGTTACACTTCCGACAGCACCAACAGCACCAGGAGATATAACAGTAACAGTAAATGAACCAAATATAAATGTAAGTATAGGGGCAATAAATGTAGCTGGACCAGGGGCATTGAATATTCCAACTTTATCAACACCTATTTTAAATATATCAGTACCAGTAAATCTGCCACCTAGAGTGGAAGATCCTAATCCAGTAGTTACAACACCAACAGCACCACCAGTTCCAACTTTTACAGCATTTACTCGTGGAAGAGGAGATTGGATGGGAGGTTTTAGTTTTGTTCAAGGAAGAATGGATTGGAATAGAAATATATATGCATGGGAACAAGGAAGTCCTAGACCAAGCTTACGTGGAGTAAATAGTCAACCTATGTTCAATGTAAGTGGAATAATATCTGGAAAAGGAAAAATGAGTACAAGTAAAATAATAGCATATACTGCCTCAAATGGGGTTGTAACAAATAGTTATACAGATGTAAAATCTTCAATTACAGTTTCAGGAGGAAAACCAAATAATCAATATGGAGCAATTCCATATCCAACACTTGAAACAAGTATTGCCAGTATTCCAGGAATGACAGCAAATACATACTATAGTGCTGTAGATACTGGAACATTACCAACAACTTTACCAAGCGGAATTACAAATAATGGAACTACAAGTAATCCAAATTCTGTACGTTACCAGCAATCATGGATATTTCAAGGAGCCCCAACTGTTCAGGATATGGAAATAAAAATAGGAGGCTCTCCTACATATTCTACAGCAGTGTTTGCACAAACTGGTGGAATTGTAATGAATAGAGTAGCATTAGAACTTGCAGGAAGAACGATAATTGGTCAATTGAGTACAGCAAACATATATAATGTAAAATTTACTGATGTAGACATAAATATAACAGGAAATGAAAATAGTATTCTTACAACACAAGTATATCCAAATACCCATGTTTACTGGGCTTCAACAAATGCTAGCTTGAGTACAGTGTGGGGAAGAAGTTTAGTAGATAATATTGCAAGCACTACTGCAGTTGATTTTGGAGGAACTAAGCTAGCTTCAAGTACCAGTAAAAATACAATATTTTATATAGCATCTTCTTCAATGCATAGATGGAATGGATATTCAAATATGGTTCCGCTGCCAGGACAAAGTACACCTGCTTATGATGAAAACTCAGAAGCATATTTTATGTATGCTCCTGTATTTGGTAATATGAAAGTACAAAATACAGGAGGAAATGTATCTTATACAGGTAGTGGAAATGTTGGTGTATGGGTGGCAGGATATGTACCTGATAGAACAAAATGGGTAGCAAGTTCACTAGCTCCTTCATTGGATTTAGGAACTGTTTATTTACAAGGAGATAAAAATGTAGGGTATTATCTTGCTGGAAGTGATGCAAGACCTGATGCTAATGGGATATTTCAAGGAAATATAGTGATAAATACTAAAATAGGAACAGATTTAGATGGGAGTAGCGGAAGCTCTCAAATAGGTACTGGAAATATTGCTGGAAATGATAATAGTAAAAGCGAAGATAATGTTGCTGTTTATATAGCTTCTGGGCAAAGAAGTGAAATGAATAATACATTAGCTGGTTATAAGCAATATTTCCCTGCAACTTTGGGATTTCAAGTAAACACAACATTAACTCCAAACCTTGTAGGGATTGCAAATGGATCAGAAATTGGATATCCTTATTTGAGTGCTGATCCTATAAAAAATCTTACAGTTTCTAATTTTAAAATTGAATTAGGTAAGTATTCAAAAAGAGGAATTGGAATGATTGCTAAAAATGGAAGTGTGGTGGATGTAAATACAGGAACAACTATTTCTGATAATGCTGGAATAGGAGCTGACAGAGCAACAGAAAGTATAATGTTTTATGCAGAAGGAGTATGGCAAAATCCTAGAAAGGCACTGACTGGAGGAACATATAATAAAGAAGCTTATGGAAGAGGAGAAAGCATAACAGGAAAGAAGTATATTTCTAATTTTAATTCAACTATTAATGTGAATAATAATGTAGTAATGAATAGTTATAGTTCAATTGCCTTATTTGCAAAAAGTGGGGCTAAAATAACAGGTAAGGATATCACCATGAATGGCTATAGTTCTAAAGGTGTTTTTGCACATGGAGTATATAATTATGGAACAGGTACAATAGTAGATTCTAATGGTGGAAATGCAAATTTACAGCCTGATACAACTATTATAGTAGATAATATTACAGCTAAAGCAGATGGAATAGCTCCAGCTGATAAGAATAATAATATTGGAGCAGCAGCTATATCAGGGGAGGGAGCTTCAAAAGGATTAGGAAAGACTTCTGTTACAGTCAATGGAAAAATAGATGTAACAGGTTTAGGGGTATTTGCTAGAGGAGATAAAGCAACAATAACTGTAGTTGGTACAGGAAGTAATATTGTCAGTGGAGATAATGGAGCTTTAGTTGCTAAAGAAGGAGGAAAAATAAATTTTGGTGGAGGAACTATAGAGCATGAAGTAGAAAATAAACTTGCTTTTTTCTCCGAAAAAATTGGATCACAGGTTTCTAATATAAATTTTACAAACAGTACAATTTTAAATATAAGTAAAGGTGTAGTTTTCTATGGTGATTCAAATGATTATTCGGCAGCAGGAAAAATTGGAGTTGAAACTGGAAGATATACAGGAATGGGAAAACTTATTGTAAATTTAACTGGGCATGGAGTAAACCTTGGTGTATTTAGAGATATTGATGTTATTTGGGATGGAACAGACACTTATGTAAATGGCTTAAAAGTTATTCCAAAAGTTGCTTCAATAAATACAGGGACATATTGGTATAAAAGCAGTTTGGATGGAGGAAAGATATCAATTCAAACTAATATTGATAGAGATAATATATCTTCTGGAGTTACTTTGGGAGATAGATTTAATGATATAATTATAGAAAGAAAAGAGGTTACACTGGAATCAGGATATACTATAACTTCTGTTAAAGGGAACAGTATGTTGTTAGGTTCAAACACTACAGCAGCAGCTAATACTGAATCTGGTTATAAAGTGAAAGGAACTATTGATATCAGCAATATTCCTGGAACTTCAACAACAGCAACTTATACAAGCTATGGATATACTGATATAGATACAGGAAAACTTAAAGTTTCAGAAGGAATTGGAGCTTATGGAGTAAATGGAAGTAAGATAATAAACAATGGAATAATTGAAATTACAAATTCAAATACTATAAACTCAGGAATTGGAATAACTATACTTGCAACAAATGTTTCTGGAACACCAGATGCCTATGGAAAGAATGCAGGGAAAGGTGGACTATGGGGAGAAGTTATTAATAAAGGAACTATTGATATAACTGGTACTCATGGAATAGGTATCTATATGGAAAATAATCACAACAGTGCAGCTAAGGCTCAAATGACTGTACATAATGAAGCTCCTATTACATTGGGAGATAATGGAAAAGGTATAGTAATAAGAAGTACTAATACAACTGGGGCTGGAGGAACTCTTACTCTAAAGGATTCTGGAAGTGGAAGAGATATCAAAGTAGGTAAAAGCGGTATAGGAATATATGCTCAAGGTTCTGATGTAAAAATGGATGGAGATTATGGAATAGAAATCCAAGAGGGAGGAGTAGCGCTTCAATCAGAAGGAAATAGTATAATATCTCGTACTAATGCAGCAGATAAACTTACAGTGGACTATACAGGAGCTTCAGGAACAGGAAAAACAGCTATAGGAATAGCTTTTAAAGGAGCAGCAGGAAATACTTTTAATAACAATATGAATATGGATGTATTGAATACTGGAGGAGCAGAAACTATAGTAGGTATTTATGGATCAGGAGCAGGAACCCTTACTAACAGTGGAAATATAACAGCAGAATCTACAGGTTCTTATGGAATAATTTCAGAGGGAGTAAATGTAGTAAATACAGGGCTTGTAACAGTTGGAGACAGTGTACTGCCAGTAAGCGGAGCAATAGGAATTTATGTGAAGGATGCCTCTGTTGAAACAGTAGGGAAAGATATAGTTATTCAGGGAAATGGAGACAGTTCAACAAGTACTCATCCTATTGGAATCTATGCAAAGAGCACAGCAGCAGGAAACAGAGATATAAAGGTTACTAATGGAGTATCACCAATGAGTGTTGCAGGAAAAGCAGGAATAGGAATATATTTGGAGGATACAGTTGGAACAGCCTTAAAACTGAACAGCTCATCAGATATTTTTTTAGGAGATTCTTCAACAGCAGCAGACAGAAGATTTGGAATATTTATGACTAATGCTAAGAACACAGGAAATGAAACAAGTGGAGTAATAACTGTGGGAGAAAATAATATAGGAATCTATAGTAAGGATTCTGTACTTAAAAACAGCGGAACTATAAATGTAACACATAATGCTTCTGGAACAGAGAATATAGGAGTACATAATGTAACAGACAATGGAAACTTTACATTCAGCAACTCTGGAACTGTCACTGTAAATGGAGTATCAAATATAGGAATTTCTGCTAAAACAACAGGAAGTTATTCAGGAATGATTGAATTAAGTGGTGGAAGTATAGCTGTAACAGCCTCAAGTCTTGCCAATGGAGATATACCATTGGGAATCTATGCATCTGGAAATAATATTACAGTATCTTCAATAACAGCAAGTACTATAACAGCATCGCCTAATGCAGTTGGAGTATACTTGGATGGAGATAATACTTCAACAACAAGCGGACTTATGAATATTTCTCTTTCATCTGATACAGGTGGCAAGATGGGAATAGGAGCTTACTATAAAGGAGGCGCTTTTGCAGACAGTGGAACAATGAGTTTGACTAGTACAGCTACAGCGCTGAGTGGAGCAGATCCAGTAAGACCGATTGGAATATATTATGGAACAGGTTCTGTACAAAATAAAACTCATATAGAAATCACAGGGGTAAGTGATGAGATTATAGGAATGTATGGTTCAACTCTGGCTCCATTTGCTAACAGTGGAAATATAACTTTAAATGCAAAGGGAATAGGGGCATACTTCATAGATACAGATGTAGCAAACAGCGGAAATGTAACAGTAAACGCTGCTGATGGATATGGAATGTACTTTAAAGGAGGAGATTCTGCATCAACAGGAACTGTAACAGCAACAGGAAGTAACTCTGTAGGAGTTATTGTAACTAAGGCAGGTTCTTCATTTACAAACAATGCAGGAGGAATAATAAATTCTGGTGGAACATCATCAATTGGAGTATATGCAGAAAATGGAGCAACATTTACAAATGCAGGAACTCTTAATTCTACTCTTTCAGGAGGAAGTATAGGAGCATTTGCTAAAGGTTCTGTAATAGAAAACACAGGAACTATAAGTTCTCATTATCTTGGACTGTATGGTAAGGATGCTTCAACTATAAACTATACATCTGGAATAATGACTATTAATAGTGGTGTAGGAATACTTGCTGATGGAGGAACTTCAACAGTAAATCTTAATGGTGGAAGCATAACAGGAACTGCAGCAGGGACTACTTCAGTAGTTGGAAAAAATACAGGAATAATTAATCTTAATGGAACAAATATATCTCAAACTGGTGCAGGAACAATAGGAATAGTACTTGATAATGGAAGTTCTGTACTGACAGGCGGAAATATTTCTGTTGGTGCAGGAGGAACAGGACTGTATGCAGAAAACAGTACAGTAACTTTATCAGGATATGGTGGAAGCATTACTATGGGAAATCAGGGAATAGCTCTGTATTCTAAGGATTCAACGCTGTCTTCAGGAACATTGAATGTAAATTATACTAATACTGCTAAAGGAGTAGGTATATATTATGAAGGAACAAATTCAGTAATGAATAATATAACAGTAAATCATACAGGAGATAATCTTGTAAGCATATTTGCTGATGGAATTTCTCTTACAAATACAGCAGCTCAAACCATTAATGATGATGGAATAGGAGTTTATGGAGATAATGGAGCAGTAGTTTCTAATCAGGGAACACTTACTTTAAATGGAGATGATACTATAGGTATCTATCTAGATGGAGCAGCTTCACAAATAACAAATATAGGAACTATAGCAGGAACTCTGTCAACTGTTGGAAATAAGATAGGAGTTTATGTAAACAGTGGAGATATAACAGGAAATACAGCATATAACTTTGATATTGATGGAGGAATAGGAATTTATCTGAAAAACAATGACATAAGTTATACAGGAACTATGACTGTAGCAGGAGATTCAAATTCAGTAAACAGAACAATAGGAATATATGTAGATCCTTCTATTACAGGAACTCTTGGAACAAATATAAATATAACTGGAGAAAATGCAATAGGAATATATCTTGCTGAAAACTCAGGAGTGGCAGCAAATATAACATATAATGGAGAACTTAACATCACATCTGCAAGTACAGCAGACAGAGGAATAGGAGCTTTACTGGAACAGGGAAGTACATTCACTTTAGGTGCTGGAGGAAAAGTAGATATAGGAGGAACAAATAACATAGGATTTTATGTAAAAAGCGGAGCTAATCTTAATGTAACAGGAGGAACAGTAACAAATACAGCATCTGGTGTATTTGCTTATCTGGATAATGGAAATCTTCACTTTACATCAGGTTCTCCTCTTAATATAAACTTTGCCAATGTAATTGTATCAGGTGCAGCAGGAAATCTGCTGAATGACACAGCAATAACTGTTGGAACAAGCGGACTGCAGGGAGATAGCGGAGCAACAATAGTTAACTCTAACCTTGGAACTATCAATGGAAATGTAGTAAATGCAAAAGCTATGGTAGGAACAGGAGCAGGAACTACTCTTACAAATGCAGGAACAATAAATCTGACAGGAGATACATCAATAGGAATGTATACTGAAGATTTTGCAATTGGAACATCAACAGGACATGTATCAGTAGGAGATAAATCAGCAGCATATTATGTTGGAACTGATGGAGTTATGAATATAAGTGGAACAGCTTCAGTAGGGGAAGACTCAACTTTACTGTTTGGCGCAGGAGGATCAATCAACTATACAGGAGCAGATATAGTTATGAGCAATAAAAGTATAGCTCTTACACTTTCTGATACAGCCTCTACAGTAGACTTCAATAACAGAGAAGTTACAACAGGAACAGAGGGAACAGGAATATTCCTTACAGGAACAGGAGATATCGCTAATGTAACAAATCTTGCTAAACTGAAAGTACAGAATAAGTCAACAGGAATATATATGGATAATAATACAGCAATGAATACAGGAATAAACGTAGATTTAACAGGAACAGAAGCAATAGGAGTGTTCACTACAAATAATGGAAATATAAATTATTCAGGAAGTATGCTGTCAACAACTATAAAGAACAAAGGAATAATCAATACAGGAACAGGAACTACTTTAAATAGCGGAAATATTCAGCTTACAGGAGATTCCAGCATAGGGATGTATGGTGAGAATGGAACAATGATAAATAACTCATCAGTAGAAGTAGGAAATGGAGCATATACAGGATTGGTACTTAATTCAGCAGTAGCTATGTATGGTAAAAATGTAACTTCTGTATCAAACAATGGAAATATAAAAATAGGAACAGATGCAGTAGGAATATTTGGAGAAAATACTGTTGTAACAAATAGTAGCTCTATTCAAAGTACAGGAGCAAAAAGTACAGGAATATATGGACTTCAGGGAAGTGCATCAAATGCTGGAAATATAGTATTAGGAGATAGTTCCAATGGTATATTTGTAAAGAATGGAACTATGATAATAAATACAGGAAATATAACAGTGGGAGATAATAATTCAGCTGGAATTTATGGAGCGGGAACTACTTCTGTACAGCATAACAGTGGAGTAATAACAGCTGGAAAAGAATCTGTTGGAATAGCTACAGAAACTGGAAATATATTAGTGGGAGCTGGAGCTGTTATCAATGCAGGAACAGATTCATCATATATATATTCTGCTTCAGGAACAGGAATAAATAATGCTAATTTATCATTAAGCGATCATAGTATAGGATTATATACAAAATCAGGAACTATGATAAATAATGCAAGTATAACAGCAGGAAAATCAACTGTAATCTCAGGACTGCCACCAAAAATTTCAGTAGGAATGGCAGCAGAATCAGGAACTGTAGAAAACTCTGCCTCTGGATATATACATGTACCTGATGACCATGGAGTAGGAATAGTAGTAAATGATGGTGGAACGGGAATAAACAGAGGAACTGTTCAGGTAGATGGAAAACTTGCTTATGGAATGCAGGCAACTAAAAATTCAACACTGGAAAACTATGGAACAATAACAGTAAAGGGAGCAAATTCAAGAGGAATGGCAGCTACTGATTATTCAACAGTTAAAAACCATGCTGGAGGAATTATTACAGTAAATGGAGCAGACAGTGAAGGAATCTATGTAGATTATGGGGCAACTGCTGAAAATTATGGAATAATAAATGTAAATGGTTCTGGAAGAACAGGAATATACCTAGGTAATGGAGGGGTTCTTCTTAATGCAGGAACAATAAATCTATCAGGAGGAGCAGATGGAGTTATAACAGGAAGCGGAAGTCTGGCAAATGTTGGAGATATAACTATCAATGGCCCAACAGCTTCAATAGATGGAATAACTATTACAAATACAGGGACAATAACAGTAAATGGAGCTCTTGATTTTGGAACTATAACTTTAGGAAGTACAGCAGGGCATATAGGAACAATAAATGCTGAGTCATTCAATAAAGGACAGTTTATAGTTCTGCCGAATGTAACTCAGGGAAGCAACCATGATATGTATACAGTACAGTATCTAAATGGTATAACAAATGTACCAAATCATGGATCAATCACAGCAATATCTCATTCAGTTTCATTTATAGCAGATCTGCAGAAAGATGATACAGATCCTAACCTTATAAGAATAGTTATGGTAAAAATACCATATAAGAAACTTCTTTCAGGAACAGAAGCAATAGAGTTTGGAAATGGACTTGATGCGATTTATGCAAAAGCGGCAGATAAGGAACTGGAAATGTTTGATGCGCTGGATATGATATCAGATAAAGATGAACTTGGAGCAACATTTGACAATGAGCTTAGAGGAAATGTATATGCAAATATTCAGACAAGAATGCTGGATATTAATGATGTATTTACAACATCATATGAAAACCTGAAAAATAACAGACTTTATGCAAGAGAAACTCTGAAAATAGGAGCTATCATGACTGGAGGAGAAACAAAGAGCAAGAGAGCAGGAGTGGAGGATTATGAATCTAAATCTCTGGGAACAATGATCTTAAAAGAATATGACCATTCAAAATATGGAAGAGTATCTAACTGGAGTCTAGGATTTACACAAACTAAATTTGATTTTGATCCAGGATCAAAAGAAACAGTATACTCACTAAATGCAGGAGTAGGATTTGAAGACTATATTAAAGACAGTAAAAATCTGAAATACTATACAAAAGGAGAGATAAGTGTAAATCACCATGAAACAGACAGAAAGATACATCTGAGCAGCGGAACGTATGAAAATACAGGAAAATTCTGGTCAGGAACAGTGGAGTGGAAAAATAAAATCAGATATGATATTCCATTGGATAGTGAAAAGATAAGACTTGGAGTATTTGGAACATTCAATTTAGGCTATGGAAAATTTGAAGATTTCAAAGAAAGCGGAGATGGAATAGAACTGGATGTACAATCAAGAGATATGTATATAGTAAGACCGGGAGTAGGAGCAGATATATCATTCAATAAATATGCACAGTCAGGAAAATACAGTCTGATAGGAAAAGCAACAGCAGAATATGAACTGGGAAAAGTATATGATGGGGCAAATAAGGCAAAGATAAAGAATACAGATGCAGGGTATTACAAGCTTGAAAAGCCAAAGGAAGTAAAGGACATCATAAAAATAGGAGCGGAGCTTAAATATGAGACAAGAGAGGGTCACAGCATAGGATTTGAAGT